From Salvelinus sp. IW2-2015 linkage group LG18, ASM291031v2, whole genome shotgun sequence, a single genomic window includes:
- the LOC111977393 gene encoding dexamethasone-induced Ras-related protein 1 — translation MIKKMSPSENDFDIPAKNCCRMVILGSTKVGKTAIVSRFLNGRFDEEKYTPTIEDFHRKLYSIKGDVYQLDILDTSGNHPFPAMRRLSILTGDVFILVFSLDNRDSFQEVQRLKQQIIETKSCLKNKTKENIDVPLVICGNKGDREFYREVQKEEIEQLVAGDEQCAYFEISAKRNTNVDQMFQTLFTMAKLPNEMSPDLHRKVSVQYCDMLRSKSLKNKNKKDNGDAYGIVAPFARRPSVHSDLMYIKEKAIGGQGKDKERCTIS, via the exons ATGATCAAGAAAATGTCTCCTTCAGAGAACGATTTCGATATCCCGGCAAAGAATTGCTGCAGGATGGTGATTTTGGGATCCACCAAGGTGGGCAAAACAGCCATCGTGTCCCGGTTTCTGAACGGAAGATTCGATGAGGAAAAGTACACGCCGACCATCGAGGACTTTCACAGGAAACTGTATAGCATTAAGGGAGATGTATACCAACTGGACATATTGGATACCTCAGGCAACCACCCGTTCCCTGCAATGAGGAGACTATCCATACTGACAG GTGATGTCTTTATCCTGGTCTTCAGCTTAGACAACAGAGACTCTTTCCAGGAGGTGCAGAGGCTCAAGCAACAGATCATTGAGACCAAATCGTGCCTGAAAAACAAGACCAAGGAGAACATTGACGTTCCTCTGGTTATCTGCGGAAACAAGGGYGACCGGGAGTTTTACCGCGAGGTGCAGAAGGAAGAGATTGAGCAGTTGGTGGCGGGAGACGAGCAGTGCGCATACTTTGAGATCTCAGCCAAGCGCAACACCAACGTKGATCAAATGTTCCAGACCCTATTCACCATGGCCAAGCTACCCAATGAGATGAGCCCAGACCTCCACCGTAAGGTCTCGGTGCAGTACTGCGACATGCTTCGCAGTAAGTCCTTGAAAAATAAGAACAAGAAGGACAATGGAGACGCCTACGGCATCGTGGCACCATTCGCCCGGCGCCCGAGCGTCCACAGTGATTTGATGTACATCAAGGAGAAGGCGATCGGCGGACAGGGAAAGGATAAAGAGAGATGTACTATCAGTTAA